The Pseudomonas sp. LFM046 region TGCTCTGCCATGTTTGCCTCAAACGCCCTAAGGTTTCGAAAATCTTGTTCTCATCAGCAGGGGCGCGAACCAGCTGACCGACTGGGTCAACAGGAAGACGCCGAATACCGCCGGCGCATCCAGGGGTTTCACACCTGCGAACGTCAGCGCAAACAGCACTGCCGTCAGAATCAGCTTGCCCATCTCGCCCGCATAGAAAGAGCGGACTATCGCCTGGGCTGCACGGGCTCCGCTGTAACGG contains the following coding sequences:
- a CDS encoding F0F1 ATP synthase subunit I; the protein is MDNRTPNRLPFHRMPVFPVLLAQLVVLLIAAVVLWQWRGTVAGYSGLCGGLIAWVPNLYFARKAFRYSGARAAQAIVRSFYAGEMGKLILTAVLFALTFAGVKPLDAPAVFGVFLLTQSVSWFAPLLMRTRFSKP